In Phyllostomus discolor isolate MPI-MPIP mPhyDis1 chromosome 2, mPhyDis1.pri.v3, whole genome shotgun sequence, the following are encoded in one genomic region:
- the NMD3 gene encoding 60S ribosomal export protein NMD3, with amino-acid sequence MEYMTESTDRTPGHILCCECGVAISPNPANICVACLRSKVDISQGIPKQVSISFCKQCQRYFQPPGTWIQCALESRELLALCLKKIKAPLSKVRLVDAGFVWTEPHSKRLKVKLTIQKEVMNGAILQQVFVVDYVVQPQMCADCHRVEAKDFWKAVVQVRQKTLHKKTFYYLEQLILKYGMYQNTLRIKEIHDGLDFYYSSKQHAQKMVEFLQCTVPCRYKASQRLISQDIHNNTYNYKSTFSVEIVPICKDNVVCLSPKLAQSLGNMNQICVCIRVTSAIHLIDPNTLQVADVDGNTFWSHPFNSLCHPKQLEEFIVMECSIVRDLKRKAGAGMVSKKHTLGEVWVQKTSEMNTDKQYFCRTHLGHLLNPGDLVLGFDLANCNLNDEHVNKMKSDRVPDVVLIKKSYDRTKRQRRRNWKLKELARDRENMDTDDERQYQDFLEDLEEDEAIRKNVNIYRDSTIPVEGDTDDEGAPRISLAEMLEDLHISQDATGGEGDSMMT; translated from the exons ATGGAGTACATGACAGAATCCACCGACCGCACCCCTGGACACAT cttGTGCTGCGAATGTGGTGTTGCAATTAGTCCAAATCCTGCCAATATTTGTGTGGCCTGTTTGCGAAGTAAAGTAGACATCAGTCAAGGCATTCCGAAACAGGTCTCTATATCCTTCTGCAAACAATGCCAAAG ATATTTCCAGCCACCAGGAACTTGGATACAATGTGCATTAGAATCCAGAGAACTTCTTGCTctgtgtttgaaaaaaattaaagccccCCTGAGTAAG GTCCGGCTTGTAGATGCAGGCTTTGTTTGGACTGAGCCCCATTCTAAGAGACTTAAAGTTAAACTGACTATTCAGAAAGAG gtgaTGAATGGCGCTATCCTTCAGCAAGTGTTCGTGGTGGATTATGTTGTTCAGCCCCAAATGTGTGCAGATTGCCATAGAGTGGAAGCTAAGGATTTCTGGAAGGCTGTGGTCCAAGTCAGGCAAAAG ACTTTGCACAAAAAAACTTTCTACTATCTGGAACAGttaattttgaaatatggaaTGTATCAGAATACACTTCGTATCAAAGAGATTCATG atggactGGATTTCTATTATTCTTCAAAGCAGCATGCTCAGAAGATGGTAGAGTTCCTTCAGTGTACAGTCCCCTGTAG GTACAAAGCTTCACAGAGACTAATCTCTCAGGATATCCATAATAACACATACAATTACAAAAGCACTTTTTCTGTGGAAATTGTTCCAATATGCAAg GATAatgttgtctgtctgtctccaaaACTGGCACAAAGCCTGGGAAATATGAACCAGATTTGTGTGTGTATTCGTGTAACCAGCGCCATCCATCTCATAGACCCAAACACCTTGCAAG TTGCAGATGTAGATGGGAATACTTTCTGGAGTCACCCTTTCAATAGTTTATGCCATCCCAAACAACTGGAGGAGTTTATTGTGATGGAATGCAGCATAGTTCGAGATCTAAAACGCAAAGCAGGTGCTGGAATGGTATCAAAAAAG CATACCCTTGGGGAAGTCTGGGTACAGAAAACATCTGAAATGAATACAGATAAACAGTATTTTTGTCGCACTCATTTGGGACATCTTCTGAATCCTGGAGACCTGGTGTTGGG atttgaTTTGGCAAACTGTAACTTAAATGATGAGcatgtcaacaaaatgaaatcagATCGAGTGCCAGATGTG GTATTAATCAAGAAGAGCTATGACCGTACGAAACGTCAGCGTCGTAGAAACTGGAAACTGAAAGAGCTTGCAAGAGATAGAGAAAACATGGATACAGATGATGAAAG aCAATACCAAGATTTCCTTGAAGATCTTGAAGAAGATGAGGCAATTAgaaaaaatgtcaacatttacAGAG attccaccATTCCTGTGGAAGGTGACACTGATGATGAAGGAGCACCTCGAATTAGTCTGGCTGAGATGCTTGAAGACCTTCACATTTCCCAGGATGCCACTGGTGGAGAAGGTGACTCGATGATGACATAA